ctataaataatgagaagatagctcaaggaagggactttttttttggctttctaattactggagattagagatttacgagtgaactaaagctatcacattcgatatattgttttgttcttcaaaggctggtgaaactcattgaaccctagttctttgatcactcctttgaaatattatatcaataacaactcaagtggacgtaggttattaccagattctagggccgaaccactataatttcttgtgtgctttactgttattGTCATTATCTTCATTTCaacatatttgtccacatcaagcatttttgactccgtgtcagttgaccaaaatcagggtcaacaattatgttatgctatgtttacGTTACACTATGGTTAGGTTAGGATAGATTATATTATGCTATGACTATGTTACGATACGATGTGATTGATTATGGAACTTTGTATGTTAAGGTATCGACTATAAGTAGTTTATGTTTTAGGTTGTAATGATAAGaataagtttatgtttatgttttatgttatatgttttatattgtTGTGCTTTGGGGATTGTGCCCTTTATAGCTCTTCTTGTTGGGTGTTAGCTCACAGGCactttgtgttgcaggtaaatgCATAAGCATAGTTGATGAGGCGATGAGCTGGAGCAGACTCGGTTAGATGTGTGCATGTCGTGATCAGTTGACCAGGGAGTCAAAGGGGATTTCTACTTATGTATGGTTTTTAAAAATAGTCTTTAAATCGTGGTTATATGTTGAGTGTTGaaacttgtttttttttactttcgATATGCATGTAAAagatgatttattttaaataacaaGATTTCGAGttgcatattttttttttgtaaaaggtgatttatttataattgtattAAAATAGTATCAATAAAAGTTTTATTTTCTTAAAGAAATTCATGTAaacattaatttacttaaatattgagtatttagtaaattaataAGTTTTAAGTCGGACCGTTACACGAGTagttgtcaatgaaagtgatgaaatactcataaccacccaaCACTTTAACATTCAGTGGTCTACAAACATTTGAATGAACCAACCCTAGTGGTTCTATGGCCCTTtctccttttgcagagaatggacgcttggtcatttTACCCTCGAGAAAAGATTTGAAGACAAGTATgtcacccattgtgagttccctgaaaggcccaacctttgttagtcttttgatcctatcatagttaatatgaccaagtCGTAGATGCCAAAGATACATCATGTTATCATTATTGATCCTTTGTCGTTTGGCGGTCCTAGATTTATGTAACACTCTGGTTAGCTAAGACCGTTACAGTGTGTATTGTAAATCGTGCTTAAAtcgttaatcaagtcattagGCCAGAaatgtgcatctaaatgtgattaacggtccagggttaaaaattttagtcaaaaggaatggatatctcATTAAAACGTTATgttgtacatgagatcccataataaATGCTTTCAAAGTTatttacagttccaaaaaggtcattacaactcaaaagttacaacccgccgacctaagcatcaaaaaatagggtttaaccctagttcctctgagaaaccttggcagtggtggtcaagcggccgcatatgaagacatcgccacctaagctctccaactcatggttggtccaacttttcttttcccttacctgcaccacatagcacccatgaaccaaggtccaacaagaaaacataacatgctcataagaagTTAATAATACACTACCAAACATAATGAGTATGCCTAGccgtaataaccctactcatgtatgcatactgTTCATAttaatgactacagtgtcatatgggaccaaatgccctaaataaatgattaattgaatcatatcggggcccatTGTCAaagtacatgactaataagtcacactggggctcagcgccctaggatttgggactaataaatcaccccagggcccattgccctatcctttgtataaccagccttggagctggcctaaCGTACCTGATGCTTTGGTTTTTCTATGACCATTGGGTCAAACAAATGGATAATGTGCTCCTGATTAAATCTAATCATATCGATCAacactcagcgcgctattgccgcccttgactgatAAGACAATGCCTTtatcaattatataatgctaacaatcattcatcatataacaaatatccatatacagagcattTAACATGCTTAATTAACaattcataggcataatcataattatgtgCATTATAGGACCAATTCCCAATCAAGACTATATtcagcattcgggccaagccctaatcatgtacctCACagaatgggtgcagttttcttacttcgaGTCTAagtataatgtaaaataagaatgaccctcgagcatgatcctgatcctgagcccctagtgataacctagtaacaaccaagtatagagtcccatcaataacgagcaaacacaagcttccggaccaagtcctagcctccgggacatcgaattctactaaatcgggtagtaggatcaaaaCCTCCATTGGCCAAAAATTGCCACTTGCGCCGCGACTCACCCTATAAGGGTCACAATGCCCCATGTTAAGAGTCGCGACTCTCACAATGAAAGAGCCCCACCCTAAAACACTTAGGACCAAGACAGCGACGTAATATACTAGGTGCCGCGATGCTACCCAGATTCAGGAAATTGCCATACGACTGAGTTCATGAGGGCcgtggtgcccaagaacagggccgtgacgCGACCCCACGAACTCAGATTTCTCAACCCAAAATCCTCTCAAAACAATCCCTAAATCAGTACCAAACTCACCATTCAATAGATTAAAATCTCACTGAACTgtaaaatccaaatcaaaactcaaTAAACTTAAGAAAACAGAAActcgaaaattcaaagcttaaattacctccaattaagttgtttctaactaaatccttTGGCTATCAAGCTTTTAATCTTCACTAGAATCGATATGACTCTAatcttgcttgaatctgagccctaaaattcaagtttcctttgaaaatgctaacatCGTCAAATGAGCGAACAGGGGTGAGAGAACGAAAGTGTTGAACGTACTTCTGTTTATGACAGGTCACTTAGGGCTCACGTAACCTTAaacaaatcccaaggctcggggtcccgaaaacgcccccgatggtaaaatagtcaaaatttccagaatttcctcatgatctcactaactctcaatatatcctcaaatattcattctcattacccattatcccggtaatgtactaaatacccaaaattccCCTTGACTCACGAGTAAGTATTAATCTTGTTgtaactttcccactagcttgctcccttgGATCACCTCGTGCCaattaacccaaatatatccacataataatgtggtctcactcatatatcacatatatgccaaatatacccataacaggccaaattacggaAAATTTCCGTTCTGATAAGAAACAgacccatatgcatatttaatacacctaaacatgcatttcaagtcatatcataatataactcacataatcatacaatgatacaaatatatatcacataagcacataatttccataattggccatcctggccccctaatcaaggccctaagccttattaggtgatttgggacattacaatttaGCTACCTTAAATAACTCGTTATCAAAAGTGGAGGGTTCGATAGTTCGTAAAAGTTATAGCCCATTTTCCATaaatccaacacacaattcacatccattcaatgaaattaatatattaaaacttgtgataGTTACAACAAAATGTTGTTGATGAATAAAGAAACTGAAATTAAGTTCCAACTAAAGTTTGGAATgaaataaacattatttaaaacaagatatttatttcaaatatttaGATGAGCTTGTCCTCTTGTTTCAACGTTCACAAATGCTCCATTTCTGACTCTAAACTTTAGCTCACCTTCCTTTACTAGTGTCCAGTTGCAAAGAAGTGCATACATGGTTGTGGATCTAGAATTTATAATCCATACaaaattatcatcttcataaacacatgcatccaagacaaaagaTTGACAATTACCTTGGGTTCCTCTAGCCATTCTCCTTGCAATGGATACATGCTCCTTTGGCTTTCTTAGCAACGAGCTTTTGCCCCAGCAGGTTTTGTAGCACCTCCAGCGGTTTTGCAGTAGTTATGGCCTTTCCCTTCTTGTTCTTTCTCTTATTACTCTTGTTGCTCTTCGAGAATGAAGCTAAGTTAGCTTCTCGAGGAGCGGCCTCAGTAGCAACAACAAGCTTCTTGTCATCCCTTACTTAGTCCACCATTGATACCTTCAACCATTTGATGTTCGAGGGACTAGCTAGCTCGCAAAATATACAAGTCATTTTCCATAtatccaacacacaattcacatccattaaataaaatagatgtattaaaacttgtgaaagtaacaGCAAATCGTTGTTGATGTAGTAAAGAAACTGAAACTAAATTGATACTtaagtttggaataaaataaacatcatccaataatataaatttttttccaaaatttaaacgggCTTGTCCTTTTTCTTTGACCTCAACGAATTCACCTTTGtcaactctaagctttaactcCCCTCCTCCACGACTTTCCAATTGCTAAGTAGCTGTAAAAAAGTACATACATGGTTAGTGGAtcctgaatcaactatccaaatagaagaatcatcctctaaaacACACACATCCAAGAAAAATAGATTACTATTACCTTGGGTTCTAGTTTCCTTGAGGGCGGGGCAATTATGCTTCCAATTCCCTTCTTCCTTGTAGTGGAAACATTGCCATTTAGCCTTCCTGCCAATTGGCTTTGCTCCAGCAGACTTTTTAGTAACTAGTGCCTTTCCAACTGCTTGCTTCTTAGCCTCCTTCTTCTACTTCctttttttctcttcttgctcATCGAGGATGAGGCTAGGTTAGCCTCACCCTAAACACCCATGGCAGCAGTAGCCTTCTTCTTAGGTCCTTTACTCGGTCCATTGTTTATTCATTCATACATCTGGAGCTCATTTACTAACTATGCCATTCCATAGTCCATCTTGTTAAGGAAGTAGTTCATGGTGAACATAAGGAAACTGGGTGCAAGGCTGTTGAGAATAATTCCAACTTGAGTCTTCTCATCTATTGTTTCTCCATGCAGCTCAGCTTCTTCAAAGTAGTTCGTCATCTTAATTAAATGTCAGGTGCCATCCTACAGTTCACTTACTTCTTGGTAGCCTTGAAACTAGCTTGCGTTGACTTTTGCCCAATCATTTCTTGGAGTTGTTCCATGATGTCATAAACAGTTTTTACATCCTCCATATTTTTCCTTAGCATTTCCAACATGCTAGCGAGCATGTACGCCTTGGCCTTATTGTTGGTAGTAGTCCAACGTTCATACTTTTCTCTCACGGTCCTCATGGCGTTCTCTCTAGGAAAATCAAGCTTGTTTTTAATCATCACAAACTTTGATTTGTCGTTGATCAACACTGTCTTGATATTTGAGTTCCATTTCATGAAGTTCTCGCCGGTTAGCAACTCCTTAGACATGAGAGAGATAATGGGGTTGGAGGCcatagagctacaattatcaataaagtagaaatCAACACGTTGTTCGAAAAACATTCATTCATACAAGTTttagaaatagcacaacatactaacaatgttcaaagataagaaaaatactaaagacactaatctttttatttattaggTATTTCAACTAGCCATGAACCTATGTATCCCAGTAGGTGAGAGTCACATATATTCACTCATTTAAATAGAGAAGcgtctcaattaataaaacgtcttAGACTTTTATTAATTACCTATCCAATCGATCAAAGTAAAGAAAACAaattatttcttactttatgagtttgacccatgatttttattattgtagacttaattcctatagtcagtGTATGGATGAGTCTATAGcgtctcaattaataaaacgtcatagacttttattaattACCTATCCAATCGATCAAAGTAAAGAAAACAaattatttcttactttatgagtttgacccatgatttttattattgtagacttaattcctatagtcagtgtatggatgagtctatagaaggtacatctataaccatctatcctgaGAAATTCAACCATGTTAAGAGtccaatgaacaccttccatagggagACAAAGTCTAAGCGCCATTAAGCCACACTAAACTCTAACCTTATTAAATCAACAATGGAGATCGAATTTAgatttattaaatcttttagaattttattcttttgaaaattacaaacttaggtttgccaaattataaaaataatcaataaaccattgTTTATAATTTTCCTATTAATATTCTAAGTTTCTTAAGGTACTTGAGGGATATATCAGCGCAAGTTGGATATCCTGTGtaagagataatctctccacaactggttgggtgttcacccttggtgggggtgcagTTTGTTAGGACtttaagaaacaaacatgtatatgtcactcaagcTTGGAATCCGAGTTTTTAGCACTAGCGGCAACATGCAAATATGTTGAGTGGTTAAGAGATCTCATATTGAAGATACCAAGAATCGCGATTGATGTATCGACGattttgatacattgtgataatcaagctaatttgattagagcttacaataAGATTTACAACAGGACTTCTAGagatataagtctaagacatgactatgtgagggaattgattgataagagtatcatatcaagttcatatgtgaaatcatgtgagaacttagcagatccgTTTATCAAACCTCTTGGGAGATATTTGGTTAGTTCCACGAATagagggatgagactaaaactccttgataTATAGATTCCCCAATGGCGGTAACCCATCTCAAAACTTTTTTACATcgagtgtagagttcaatgggtatgAACAAGTTATTCGATAAGGGAATAGTTCCAACATTAACAATTTAAAGTCTCATCAagggtgagttaatgttggttgcaaCTGAAGTCAGGGTTAAACCTAAGGATTTTAATGAATTTCAGTTAAGAGTAACaaacatctctaaaggtagcaaatatgctgtaagaatttcacctatgtgaacctagaggtgggtCGCCTCTCAAGAGAGTAAGAGTTTTCTCTCCGGATGGTTCATGAATGAATCAAGCACAAGGCTATCAATAGTGTTGGGCACGAACAGTGGGAAATACATAAGTAATCAAATAGAGGTGTGTGATACATTTATAGTTtctatcactaggaatgttgggttcaaccTTTTTAGAATATCTTAGCATTTCGAtttaagctttgtagtgttttcactaaggtaaagttcaaacccaaaagatACTTTACTTTATGCGCTAGTATCGTTGGGTAGAAAAgagaggatgtatttaaccaagtggaggaatgttgagattggttaaatacatggtggaaTTGTTTAGGCATGAAAATGtgctaaaacaataacgatttcacaaaagtaaactagtgaaagttgactttgagtatatgattttttaaatgaaaattttgggtccaaaatgtaTATttagagtatataagagtacccaaaaattttgggagcatttggaggtgttttgagacacctCATGGAGCCGTATTATAGAGGCATCAACGATACGTCACCTGGGCTCTCAAAACCCTAGAGAGAGAAGTATCAGGCGACATGTTGCTTGGTATAGGTCGATGTATCGCCTGTCTGGTGATGCATCTCTTGGTGCCAGGCGTACGTGTTTACTTGTATGATTTTTCATTGAGCTGTAATACAAATAAGGTTTGTGAAGCCTAGTCCCAACAATTAATTCcagttctattactttgtggttTAATATACTTGTTCATATAGGTTATAGTATAATTAATAGAGTTGGTAAATGtagattgattaattgtgatgtgaatgagcttgataaatgtgaatttgtgttaaatctaaaatggtaaagaaacattttccaagtgttgatagatgttcaaacttgctagatttaatacatagtgatttatgtgaattgaatagcatgttgactagaggagaaaatagatacttcatgacttGTATAGATGATTGTTCTAGGTATAGTTATGTGTATTTACTTAGgagtaaggatgaggcatttaatgcatttaaaatctataaagttgaagtagaaaatcaattggaaaggaaaataaagacgcttagaagtgatagagatggtgaatacttttctaatgattttaatgagtttttttgAACAACATGaaattatacatgaatgcactccACCATACATTCCACAAGAAAATGGAATAGATGAAAGAAAGAATATGACTTATcatgagatgattaactctatgtttttacatgctaaattgtgttataatttgtggggtgactTGTtgtgtgtcatatattgaatcaaattccTATGAAAAGAACATTGTATCTTCATATGAGTTATTGAGAGGAATGAACcctaacctaggctatcttaaagtgtgggggtgccttgcttattgcaagagcacagagCATGTCCAAGGGTtgtaaagtgtgcatttgttggaTATGAcacaaatagcaaggcctataggctattagacttggagtctaatgtgataattgaatcaaaatAAGTTGAGTTCTtttagaatatgttatattgtgatagcaactctcaagaacccacaagtgTTGGACAATCTCGTAAAGAAAAAgttccaaaggttgatgagcaaccaatATTTCCTCAGAGAAGCCAAAGGCTCAAATAGTTTGGATCAATAGAGAAATGTTATCAAGTAGAGATACTCTATGGtaaacttgaagaagtcacatgcaAATTTCTTAGGATTCTTCAAGttaaggatgatcccaaaacatgcCAAGAAGCAATGTTTTCGAGAGACTTCGCtttttggaaagaggcaataaatTATGAGATGGATTTAATTATGTAAAACCACTAATGTAAATTGGTAGACCCTCCACAAGGttctaaaccaattgggtgcaagtgtaTATTTTTTAGGAAATATCACATTGATGACACATATAAACCTCTAAAAGCAAgatgagtagctaaagggtttaaacaaaaggaaggaattgattattttgatGAGTATGCACAGTTTGCTAGGAAAACCACAATAAGATTttttatttgccttatcatcaatatataacctttatgttcatcaaatgggtgtcaaaatgacattcctaaatggagagaTCGATGAGGAGATCTATGTGGAACAACCAaagggttttgttctaaggagaaatgaacataaattgtgtaggcttgttaaatcattatatggtttaaaacaagcactgaAATAATGACATGAGAAGTATGGTAAAGATATTGTTTCTGATGGGTGTAGACACAATAATGCAGACAAgtacttatactctaagacttgtgatgactatgtcatcttggtgtgtctatatattgatgattgttgattttgagtaatgaaatGAGAGGcctaatagaaacaaagaggatTCTATCTTCCACTTACTAGATAACGGAACTTGGAGAGGTCGATACAttctttggtataaaagtgagacgaaatagtgggggttatgccttaagtcaaactcactttgttgagaaagtgctcgacaagtttagtaatctcaaaattaaagaggtgaatacaccatttgattcaagcataaagcttgaaaagaacaatggtagagcGATTGCTCAATTTGAATATGAaagtgcattagggagtctaatgtacgatATATGCAGTTAGCAAACTAAGTAGgagtaacgccctggttactccaagaccgttactgtgagctttgaatcatgcttaactcgctaatcgattacttaggttataaacgtgcatctaggtgttattaacaggctaaggtgaaaagcttgatcaaaaggaaagggtatattttatttaaaacataaaattgttcatgggcccataaaagcgtttacaagttatttacaactcaaaatggtcattacagtgtaataattacaatccgccgacctaagcgacaaaaatagggttaacccctagttcctccaagaaaattcttcgtcgtggtggtcaagcggcggcatatgtacacatcgccaccaaagttctccactcaaggctgggtgagcttttctttccctttacctgcaccaaataGTGCCCGTTaaccaagactcagcaagaaaactcattactacatgtatataatatcaaatgatgatcgtGATAATCATACAGGACTTATagccttaaacaaatgagtgaatatcacttcaaggtttTGGTAACCTTGCTGGGCTTGTAGTCCTAATTaggtgagtgactgatgagtaagtcaatAACTTAAACAGATGCGTGACTGATGGTTAAGTCACTAACTTGAATCAGaggagtgactgatgagtaagtcactaacttgggctccgcaccctcgccatgtgacgatgcagtcacatgggccttctggccctgactctaagtgactagccattagactagacaagcgcttttgtttttcattgaacttaagggcggtcaggcattaatgctcatgatgagtcattcaacgcttatgtcgattagatctaatcttttcggcttgcgtaaaacacgctaataccactcttgactcataagtcaataccatacgaccagtgctcagtattactgccgaaattgactagtaaatcacaacttcccagttaataccgacaccattgctgattctgactaataagtcagtgccattcacaagtaaccaagatttgctaagcatttgatatgcaatcaatgtccatttttaaacactcaacatgcctcatgaataaccatgcatgtcacatatggggcgCAGTtatcttacctctggttcgagtgagaattagtaaaagaacgacccttgagaacgatctgtcttttagttccttagcggtcacctagtcataaccaattggaatccctcaataaattaaattaataaaaggttcataatctaaaacctcactcttgGGATCAATCCCATGCTCTCAGGACTcctaatctacccaaacggggtagtggaaccatcccccgagcccccaaagtcatcctgagccctaaaaataggccTTGCTGAGAAtgacctagcgctggggcgctgccccaagtcagagagaacccACCTCCCTGCTCTGCCCAGCGCTGGGGCGCCACTGCAGACCATATTTTTCTAGTCTTCTCCCCTGTGACTTCCCCTAAAAACTAAGGCTCCAAACCATTCAaaaacatcatccaaacctaaaatttaaccccaaaacttcatcaatACCACAACCTCATCAAAATCCAACAAACTTTCCCAAGAGCCTCCATGAATTCTCAACTAACCACTTcaaaattctcaactgaaaactaatagaaaaacagagtataatcaagtttcatggctgaattattacctcaaacttgaattgagtcctcttcaatgaatGAACTAATGTTCTAAGCTTCAAACCctgatttcctagcttggttcttcaaatagggttcaaaaattccaaaggaagaaggaggaggatgATAGTCGTGAGAAGGAAAAGAGAAGGCTctgttttggtaagtttctacagccttcaatggctaatatatatccttagggtgaaaaaacaatattgcccctaggtcatttaaaatcctttaaaggcttccaagggtaaaatcgtcctttcccgcctatctcattaattataattaacaccctccaattctcgttattcccaatattctcaaataccaataaatcacatctcattacccttttattcccagtaatgttctaatcaccaaattacaccgagactcaacccgagccccgaaattaaccccgttatgaccaaatcgctaactagcatccaaagatcgtctcatgccgaatagctggaacaaatccacattataatgtggccttatcaataattcaccaacatgcatggaAATACACTATTAcgccttcaacgggccaaattacaaaaatgcccctataatgaaatgtggacccacatgcatgtatttaacatcataatataatataaatcacataaacatgcatataatcatttaatatcataataaatcaattatggttcTCTTGtcctactaatccgaccattaaacctcactagggattttggggcattacagtaggtttactagcaatccaagtatcaaataTTGGAAGGCAATTGAGAGAATTCTAGGGTACCTAGTGATGACCAAAAAGCTAGATCTCGAGTTTCGGAGACATTCTCTCCACCATTGGTCGAGTGTTGTGCTAAAAAGATCAGCGATTTCTCGGGGCCCAAAGAAACAAACTTATATTTCATCGAACCATGGAGAATGAGTCTATAGCTCTAGCAACAAATGGAAAAGAGGCCAAAAGACTTACGAATTTCTTGAGGAATATCCCAAAGGTGATAAACAAGTCACATTAGCTAAAGCTTATTGTTGGAAATGcttattgcaggatctttatttattttcatgcaatttacatattatcaaacaaacatgaaaattcctagaacatgctcctatgaagttgatacaaatacagagtaaagtaaaacttACATTATGCAGCGGAACTgaaacaactccttccttcaatctctgtaacccttgattcctttctgtagcagagtattatcaagagattgaactagatcagcaacacagtcttcctcaccaagcctttgatagAGATAGAGATCcagaacaaaaagaagaagagagagtggccaagaaaggttagactgtctaggcattcacttacccaatgaatcaattgagactgacttccttatgaaaaccctagatatcatactccttatataggcaacttaatgggctttatttaaattgaaattgaaatgaattaaaataataaacaaaaagataaaagctttgggctcccacaaatgaacttgggcccaatctctttgttttgaatttaaatctcaatttggcctaaattcaaaatcttttatttatttatttttaattaattaattaaaaccttattcaaattaactaattaaaatttgaaacttgatttaatattatttatttgtattgacaccaatttatctaaattaataaatttacccaaagattct
This genomic interval from Humulus lupulus chromosome 8, drHumLupu1.1, whole genome shotgun sequence contains the following:
- the LOC133795782 gene encoding uncharacterized protein LOC133795782, with product MASNPIISLMSKELLTGENFMKWNSNIKTVLINDKSKFVMIKNKLDFPRENAMRTVREKYERWTTTNNKAKAYMLASMLEMLRKNMEDVKTVYDIMEQLQEMIGQKSTQASFKATKK